The proteins below come from a single Nostoc sp. KVJ3 genomic window:
- the acpP gene encoding acyl carrier protein, producing MSQTELFEKVKKIVIEQLSVEEKDSNKVTPEAKFMEDLGADSLDTVELVMALEEEFDIEIPDEAAEQIVSVQDAVDYINNKVTASA from the coding sequence ATGAGCCAAACAGAACTTTTTGAAAAGGTCAAGAAAATCGTCATCGAACAACTGAGTGTTGAAGAGAAAGACTCTAACAAAGTCACACCAGAGGCGAAGTTTATGGAAGATTTAGGGGCTGATTCCCTAGATACTGTCGAACTCGTGATGGCTTTGGAAGAAGAATTTGATATCGAAATTCCTGACGAAGCTGCCGAACAGATTGTATCGGTTCAAGACGCAGTAGATTACATCAATAACAAAGTTACCGCATCAGCTTAG